GGCGAACGTCAGGGCGAAGAACACGGGGATCGTGCACGCGCCGATCGTCATGAAGCGTCGCCGTGAGCCCGTGCGCGCCAGGTCGCGGTCGCTGCCGTACCCGATGAACGGGTCGATCACGACGTCCCACACCTTGGCACCCGTGACGACCAGGCCCGCGACCGCGGCGGGCACGGCGAGCGCGTCGGTCAGGTAGTACAGGAGCATGAGGCCGGGCAGGGTGCCGAACCCGCCCGTGCCGACCGAACCGATGGCGTATCCCGCGATCGTGCGCGGCCTGAGGCGTTCCACGCGCCACAGCCTAGACGTGACCTGGGTCACCGTGGTGGAGGTCGGGGTTCCCTGGCCACGGCGGGCGGCTGCGAGGAACCCGGCGTATGTTCGCCCGCGGGCCGGGAATACCTCCCGGGAACCCGTTGCTGCACCTGGTGAACCCCTCAGGAAGGACCTTCATGGCAACCCAGGAACTCACCGGCGCCACGTTCGAGCAGACCATCAAGGACAACGACATCGTCCTGGTGGACTTCTGGGCCTCGTGGTGCGGCCCGTGCCGCCAGTTCGCCCCGGTGTTCGAGGCGTCCTCGGAGACCCACCCCGACGTCGTGCACGGCAAGATCGACACCGAGGCCGAGCAGTCGCTGGCCGCCGCCGCGAACATCACCTCGATCCCGACGCTCATGGCGTTCCGCGAGGGCGTCCTGGTCTTCTCGCAGCCCGGCGCGCTCCCCGCGCCGGCCCTCGAGCAGGTCGTCGAGGCCGTCAAGGGTCTCGACATGGACGACGTCCGTGCGCAGATCGCCCAGGCCGCGGCCGCGGAGTCGAACGGCCAGGCGAACGCCTGACCCGTCGACCGCCCCGCACCACCGAAGGACCCCGGCTCCGGCCGGGGTCCTTCGTCGTGCAGGGGTGCGTCGTGGGCCCTCAGGCGGCGGGGCGTGCGGCCGGCTCGTGCTCGGCGCCACCTCGCACGTCCACCGGTCGCGCGTCCGCCGGTCGCGCGGCGTTCCGGCGGGCCGCGCGCTCGCGGGCCCGGCCCGAGGGCTCGGGGAGGCTCGCGAACCGGCGCTCGAGCGCCGTGAGCCAGCGCGCGCGCCGGGCGGGGGAGACCTCGGCGACGCGCGGGTGGTTGACCCAGCGGACCCGCCGCACGCCGAGCTGGCCGAAGACCCCGCGGGCCACGACGCGGTGCACGGGGGCGCCGAACCACAGGCGGTAGAGCGGCCCGGGGGTCGTCATGGTCGTCACGAGCGTGACGCCCGAGAGCCCGAGCAACCCCTCGAGCGTCCCGACGCGGGTCTCGGTGTAGGCGAAGCCGGGGACCAGGACCTTGTCGAAGAACCCCTTGAGGCGTGCGGGCATGACCTCCCACCAGACGGGGTGCACGAGGACGAGGTGGTCGGCCGCGGCCAGGCGGTCCTGGTACTCCGCGGCCCGGGGGTCGACGGTCCGTCCTTCGCGCCACGCGCCCAGGTCCGCGCGTCGGACCACGGGGTCGAAGTCGTCGAGGTCGAGGTCGATCACGTCGACGTCGTGCCCGGCGCTCGTGGCCCCGCGGATCGCCGCGGCGGCGAGCGCCCGGCTGTAGCTGCCCTCGTACGGGTGGTCGATCACGAACAGCACACGCATCGGACTCTCCTTGACGTTGTTCAATCTAACAACGTTAGAGTTGCTGAACATCGTTAAGGTGTCAAGGTGGGGTGCGGCCGACTCGTGGCCGCCGACGTCGGAGGAGGGCGAGCGATGGCCGACCGGCTGGATCGGGAGCGGGTCGTGCGGGCGGCGCTCGCGCTGCTCGACGAGGTCGGGCTCGACGGCCTGACCCTGCGCCGGCTCGCCCAGGACCTCGGCGTCAAGGCGCCCGCGCTCTACTGGCACGTCGCGAGCAAGGCCGACCTGCTCCACGAGATGGCCGTCACGATGCTGCGCGACCTCGTGGCGGGGGAGTCCTGGGACGAGGCGGTCCTCGCCGGATCTCCCTGGCAGGACTGCGTGCGCGACTCCGCGACCAACCTGCGCCGGATGCTGCTCGCGCACCGCGACGGCGCCCGGGTCTTCAGCGGGACCCTCGTCACGGACGAGGCGCTGCGCGACGCGGTCGAGGTCCCGCTGGGCATCCTCACGTCGGCAGGCTTCACGCCCGACGACGCCGCGCACGCCTGGGGGACCGTGCTCAGCTTCGTCCTGGGTTTCGTCGTCGAGGAGCAGGCGGTCGGTGGCGCCGGCGACGCGGGACGTGCCGGCGGCTTCGACGAGCGGTTCGGGTTCGGTGCCGACGTGATCGTCGCCGGGCTGGCGACACGCCTGCACTGACGTCGCGAGGGGTGCGCCCGTGTGCGGTGCGGCGGCACGGACGCTTCGCCAGGGCTGGCGCGCCGATGCCGCGCGGGGGATCGTGGAGGGGTGCGCGGACGCGACGAGGCGTCCGCCCCGGACGGCGGAGGACGTCATGAGCGGCTCGGTAGCGCGCATCACCCAGATCAGTGCACGGTCCGACGTGAGCTTCGACGACGCGGTGAAGACCGGGATCGAGAGGGCGAGCGAGACGCTGCGCAACCTCACGGGCGCGTGGGTCAAGGAGCAGAAGGTCGAGGTCAGGGACGGGAAGATCGTCGCCTGGCAGGTGGCCCTCGAGGTCACGTTCGTCCTCGACTGACGGAGGTCTCGGCGGGCGCGCCGACTTGACCGGGGGGCGGCGCGGCGGCTATTTGACCCTGCCTCCGAGATTCCCGTACCCTTGAACGTCGGTGCGCTCGGTGCGCACTGGTCCCGTGTGCCCATGGTCCGGTCGCACTCGCACGCCACGGTGTGTTGAGTCCTGCCAAGACGATCAGACATGGCGAGCACGCCAAGACTAGAAGAGAAGAGCAACAACGTGGTGTACGCGATCGTCAAGGCCGGTGGCCGCCAGGAGAAGGTGTCCGTCGGCGATATCGTCGTCGTCGACCGTCTGTCGGCTGGTGCCGGACAGTCCGTCGAGCTTCCTGCGATCCTGCTGGTGGACGGGGAGAAGGTGACCCACGACGCTGCGGCGCTCGCGAAGGTCAAGGTCACTGCTGAGGTCGTCCGGGACGAAAAGGGCCCGAAGATCACGATCCTCAAGTACAAGAACAAGACCGGCTACCGCAAGCGCCAGGGTCACCGTCAGCAGCTGACCCGCCTCAAGGTCACCGGCATCAAGTGACTTCCCTCGGTGGCTCGTGAGGGCCGCCGCAGGTGATCCCACCCCCTCTTCTTCCAGCACGAAAGCAGGTTCGACATGGCACACAAGAAGGGCGCGAGCTCCTCGCGCAACGGTCGTGACTCCAACGCCCAGCGCCTCGGCGTGAAGCGCTTCGGTGGCCAGGTCGTCAGCGCCGGCGAGATCATCGTCCGCCAGCGCGGCACCCACTTCCACCCGGGCAACAACGTCGGTCGCGGTGGCGACGACACGCTGTTCGCCCTGACCGCCGGTGCGGTCCAGTTCGGTACGCGCCGCGGACGCAAGGTCGTCGACATCGTCTCTGCTGAGGCCTGATCCACGACGCAGCACGCTTGACAGGAGGGGCGCACCGACGCGGTGCGCCCCTCCTGGTGTTCTTCCCCCCTGCTTGAGAGGACCATTTCCATGGCCACGTTCGTCGACCGCGTCGTCCTGCACGCCTCCGGCGGTGACGGCGGCAACGGTTGCGCCTCCATCCGCCGGGAGAAGTTCAAGCCGCTCGCCGGCCCTGACGGCGGCAACGGAGGTGATGGTGGGACCGTGCGGATCGTCGTCGACTCCCAGACCACGACGCTCCTCGAGTTCCACCACTCCCCGCACCGCCACGCGACCTCCGGCACCCAGGGCATGGGTGACCACCGCGCCGGCGCCAACGGCGGCGACCTGATCCTGCGCGTGCCCGACGGCACCGTGATCAAGGACACCGACGGCAACGTCCTGGCCGACCTCGTCGGTGAGGGCGCCGAGTACGTCGCCGCCGCGGGGGGCCGTGGTGGCCTCGGCAACGCCGCGCTCGCCTCCCAGCGTCGCAAGGCACCCGGCTTCGCGCTGCTCGGCGAGCCCGGCGAGGAGGCCGACTTCGTCCTCGAGGTCAAGTCGATCGCCGACGTCGCGCTCGTCGGTTTCCCGAGCGCCGGCAAGTCCTCGCTCGTGGCCGCGATCTCCGCTGCCCGGCCCAAGATCGCCGACTACCCGTTCACGACTCTCGTCCCCAACCTGGGCGTCGTCCAGGCGGGCGACTCGCGCTACACCGTCGCCGACGTCCCCGGGCTCATCCCCGGCGCGAGCCAGGGCAAGGGGCTCGGGCTCGAGTTCCTGCGTCACATCGAGCGCACCGCGGTGATCGTGCACGTGCTCGACTGTGCGACGCTCGAGCCCGATCGTGACCCGATCTCCGACCTCGAGGCGCTCGAGGCAGAGCTCGACGCCTACGCGGGCGACCTCGACATCGAGGGCGCGCGGCTCCCGCTCAACGAGCGCCCGCGCCTCGTGGTGCTCAACAAGATCGACGTGCCCGAGGCACGCGAGCTGGCCGAGCTCGTGCGCCCCGACCTCGAGGCCCGCGGCCTGCGGGTCTTCGAGATCTCGACCGCGAGCCACGAGGGCCTGCGCCCCCTGACGTTCGCGCTCGCCGAGCTCGTCGACCAGGCCCGCCGCGAGGCCCCGGCCCCCGCCCCGGCCCGCACGATCCTGCGCCCCAAGGCCGTGGACGACGCAGGCTTCACGGTGACCCGCAAGGGTGGCGTCGAGACCGGCTTCTACTTCGAGGTCCGCGGCTCCAAGCCCGAGCGCTGGGTCCGTCAGACCGACTTCTCGAACGACGAGGCCGTGGGCTACCTCGCGGACCGCCTCGCACGCCTGGGGGTCGAGGAGAAGCTCTTCAAGGCCGGCGCCATCGCGGGCGACGAGGTGCGCATCGGCTCCGACAAGAACGCGGTCGTGTTCGACTGGGAGCCCACGCTCATCACGGGCGCCGAGCACCTCGGCGGCCCCCGCGGCTCCGACCTCCGCCTCGAGGACACCTCGCGCCCCACGCGTACCGACAAGCGCCGCGAGTACACCGAGCGCATGGACGCCAAGGCCGAGGCCCGCGCCGAGCTCTGGACCGAGCGCGAGTCCGGGCACTGGACGGACCCCGACCAGGACTGACCTGCCGGGGGCGGGTCGCCGGTTCGCCTGACGACCGGCGGACCACCGGTCCCGCCCACCCCGGACGTCCGCACGCAGGGCGGGTACGACCCTCGGGTCGTGCCCGCCCTGCGGCGTCCCCGGGGGGTGCCGACCCTCCGCCCGGGCGTGACGTCGAGCGGGCGGGGAGCGACGTCGTCGGGCCCGGCGAGCAGGACCGGTGCCCACGCCGTCTCACCGCGGGGTGTCACACGGTGACATGGCGCCCCGTCCCCGCGCCCGGCGCGCGATGATGTCCCGGTGAATGCGCTCTCCGCTCGCTCCCAGGTCGCCACGGCCCACCGGGTCGTCGTCAAGATCGGCTCGTCCTCGCTCACCGGACCCGACGGGCACCTCAGCGTCCCGGCCCTCCACGCGCTCGTCGACGTCATCGCCGCGCGGCACGCCGCGGGTGGACAGGTCGTGCTCGTGACGTCGGGGGCGATCGCTGCGGGGATCGGCCCGCTCGGCCTGAGCGCGCGACCACGCGACCTCGCCACGGCCCAGGCCGCGGCCTCGGTGGGGCAGGGGCTCCTGGTCGCCCGGTACGCGCAGGCGTTCGCCGAGTACGGCATCCGCGTGGGCCAGGTGCTCCTCACGGCCGAGGACACCATCCGCCGGGGGCACTACCGCAACGCCCAGCGCTCGCTCGAACGCCTGCTCGACCTGGGGATCGTGCCCGTCGTCAACGAGAACGACGCGGTCGCGACGGACGAGATCCGCTTCGGGGACAACGACCGCCTCGCGGCCCTGGTCTCGCACCTGGTCCGCGCCGACGCGATGGTCCTGCTGACCGACGTCGACGGCCTGTACGACGGTCCGCCCTCGCGGCCCGGTACCCAGCGCATCCGCGAGGTGCACTCCGCGCTCGACCTCGAGGGCATCGAGGTCACGGGCCGGGGCAGCTCGATCGGGACGGGCGGCATGCTGACCAAGCTCGAGTCGGTGCGCATCGCGACCGGATCGGGCATCCCCGTCGTGCTGACCAAGGCCGCGCACGCCGAGGGCGCGCTCGCGGGGCGCGAGGTCGGGACCTGGTTCGCCGTGACGGGCAAGCGCACCACGCGCCGGCGCCTGTGGCTCGCGCACGCGGCCCGCACTCGCGGACGCCTCGAGCTCGACGCGGGGGCCGTCGCCGCGGTGCTGGCCGGACGTGCGTCGCTGCTGCCCGCGGGGGTCGTCGGGGTCACGGGCGACTTCGACGCGGGCGACCCCGTCGAGCTCGTCGCCCCCGACGGGCGCGTGATCGCGCGCGGCCTCGTGGCCTTCGACTCGAGCGACATCCCCGGCCTCCTGGGACGTTCGACCCACGAGCTGCGCGACAAGCTGGGCGAGGGGTACGACCGCGAGATCGTGCACCGTGACGACCTGGTGCTCGTCGGCCGCAAGCGCAAGGCGTCCTGAGCGGGGTTCGCCGCGCCTGGGCGCCCTGCCGCACGACTCCCTGACGGGGCTCGGCGACCCGTCACGGGTCACCGGGCCCCGTCTCGCACCCCCCTGGCGTCTCACCGTGTGGGACGGCGCTCTCACCCCTTGACTCCTCGCCCTCGGGGGGCTTTCCTGTGCGGCAGGTGAAGAGCGCCAGTGCCAAGACCCGGCTCGCTGGCCAGCAACCCTTCGACGTGACGGGGTGCTCCGGGTGGTACCTGACCGCGACCCGTCGGGCGCGGTAAGCACGCGGTAGGCACACGGAGGAACGGACGATGCGCGCACCCGGCACGGAGCAGGAGCACGACCGCAGGGCGGTCCGCCACCTCGACGGCCCCCGGCTCCTCGTCCCCTGTTGTCGCTGACACCCGGCTGAACCCAGGTCGCACCTGACGCGCGGGCGAGACCCCCGCGTCGACCACGTCCCCACCTTCGCCGTCCCCTGACGGCCCCCACCGCCGCGCACCGTGAGCAGGCGTCGACCCGACGCACCCACGGTCCGTCGGCGACCCCTGCGCGCCGCCGGCCCTGCCGGTCGCGCGGCGCGCACGACCGAAGGAGCACCTCTCGCATGTCCCTCTCGACCAGGCCCACGGGCCCCGGCGGCCGCACGGCCCCGTCCCGCCGCGCACTCGCCGCGGCCTCCCTCGCCACGACGGCGCTCCTGCTCGGGGCGTGCGGCTCCGGTGACGGCGGCGCGGCGGACGGCACGTCCCCCGGCCCGACGGCGGAGCCCGTCCCGGGCGGCAACCTCACCTTCGCGGTCACGGTCGACTCGCACTGCATCGACCCGCAGCAGGTCGGGAACAACGACGCGATCGCCTCGGCCCGTCAGACCGTGGCCTCGCTCACCGCGCAGGACCCCGACACGGGCGAGATCCTGCCCTGGCTCGCCGAGAGCTGGGAGGTCGACGCGGACGCGACGAGCTTCACGTTCACGCTCCGGGAGGGACCGACGTTCGCCGACGGCACGCCGATCGACGCGGCCGCGGTCAAGACGAACTTCGACAAGATCGTCGAGCTGGGCGCAGCGGCCTCGCTCGGCTCGGCCTACCTCGTGGGGTACGAGGGGACCACGGTCGTGGACCCCCGCACCGTGCGGGTCGACTTCTCGGCACCCAGCGCGCAGTTCCTCCAGGCGTCCTCGACCTTCTCGCTCGGGCTGCTCTCGCCCGCGTCGGCCGCGCTGAGCGTCGAGGACCGGTGCGCCGGGAAGTTCGTGGGCTCCGGACCGTTCGCGGTGAGGTCGTACACGTTCGACCAGGAGGTCGTGCTCGAGAAGGTCGCCGGGTACGACTGGGCCTCCGAGGCGGACGACCACACGGGCGAGGCGTACCTCGACACCGTGACCGTGAAGTTCGTGCCCGAGGCCAGCGTGCGCACCGGCAGCCTGCTCTCGGGGCAGATCGACGCGACCGCGGCCATCAGCACGGTCGACCTGCCGCAGTTCGACGGCAACGGTTTCTGGCTCGCGTACCGGGCGAACCCGGGTGTCGTCTTCAACCTCTTCCCCAACGAGTCCCGTCCGCTCGCCGCCGACCCGGCGGTGCGGCAGGCGATCAGCAAGGGCATCGACCGCGAGGAGATCGCCGCGACCCTGCTGACCCCGCAGGACGAGCCCGCGACGAGCGTGCTGTCGCACTCGACCCCGCTGTGGGCCGACGTCTCGGACGACCTGGCGTACGACCCGGACGGCGCAGAGAAGCTCCTCGACGACGCGGGCTGGGTCGAGGGTGCCGACGGCGTGCGGGTCAAGGACGGGCAGCGCCTGTCCACCACGGTCACGTTCTGGCAGGTGGCCGAGCCGCTCGAGCTCGTCCAGCAGCAGCTCGCGAAGATCGGCGTGGACCTCCAGCTCAAGCAGGTCACGGTCGCCGAGTCCACCGAGCTCAAGAAGTCCGGGGACTTCGACTTCGACTACTACAACCTGACGCGCTCGGACCCCGACGTGCTGCGCACGATCTTCTCGGCCAACGCGCGCAACATCAACAAGCGGGCCCCCGAGGAGGTCGACGACCTGCTCGACCGCTCGGCGGCGTCGACCGACCCGGCCGAGCGGCAGGAGCTCGTGACCGAGGCGGCGCGCCTCCTGGTGCAGCAGGGGCACTCGATCCCGGTCTACGAGCTCTCGACGACGATCGCGGCGGCCGACACGGTCCACGGACTGGGCTTCGAGGCGTCGACCCGCCTCGACTTCCACGGCGCCTGGGTCCAGCAGGACTGAGTCCCGCGCGGTCGGGCGGGGCGCGTCGTCGCGCGTCCCGCCCGACCGCCGGCGCACCACCGGGCCACCCGTCCTGACCACCCGCGCGCCACACACCGCACCCCGCACCCGCGCACCGCGCGCCACGACCGAGAGGAGCCGACCATGGGCCGGTACATCGCCCGCCGCCTGGGTCAGGGAGGCTTCGTCCTCTGGGCGGCCTTCACCATCTCGTTCTTCCTGCTCTACGTCCTGCCGAGCGACGCGGCCTCGATCAAGGCGGCAGGAGCCGACGGCGACCTCTCGGACCCCGAGCTCGTCGCGCGCCTGCGCGCCGAGCAAGGGCTCGACCGTCCCGTCCTGGTCCAGTACGCGCACGGCCTCTGGGGTGCGCTGCACCTCGACTTCGGCCGATCGTTCTCGTCGGGCGCGCCCGCCACGAAGCTCCTCGCCGAGGCCCTGCCACCGACGCTCCAGCTCACGGCCCTGGCGCTGGGGATCGCGCTCGTCGGGGGTGCGACGCTCGCGCTCGCGAGCACCTACCCGCGCGCCCGCTGGCTCCGGCACGCGCTCGCGTCGCTGCCGGCCCTGGGCATCTCGTTGCCGACGTTCTGGGTGGGGCTGCTGCTGCTCCAGTGGTTCTCGTTCGAGCTGCGGCTGTTCCCCGCCATGGGGAACGAGGGGTTCGAGAGCCTCGTCCTGCCCGCGTTCACGCTCGCGATCCCCGCGAGCGCCGCGTTCGCACAGGTCCTCTCGCGCAGCCTGCGCCAGTCCCTCGCGGAGCCCTACGTCGAGACGGCCCGGGCCAAGGGGGCGGGGCGGGCCCGCGTGCACTTCGGCCACGCGCTGCGCAACGCGTCGATCCCGGCGCTCACGGTGCTCGGTGTGACGGTCGGTGGGCTCCTCGCCGGTGCCGTCGTGACCGAGACGGTCTTCTCCCGGGCCGGGGTCGGTCGGCTGACGGTGACCGCGGTCGACCAGCAGGACGTGCCCGTGGTCCAGGCCATCGTGGTCTTCTCGGCCGTGGTCTTCGTCGTCGTGACCCTGCTCGTGGATCTGCTCTACCCCGTGCTCGACCCCCGGATCACCACCCGCCAACCCTCCGCCGCGGCGTGAGGGAACGGAGGAGGACACCATGACCGCACGACTCGACACCTATGCCGTCCCGGAGACGTCGTCGCCGGACGCGCCCGCGCCGGGCACGTCCCTCGCCCCGGGGGCGCTCGCGGACCCGGTCCCGCCCGAGACCGCGCGCCGACGCGTCGGGGGCGTGCGTGCGCTGCCCCGCACGTTCGGTCGCGCGGGGCTCGCGGTGCTGCGCCGTCCCGGCCTGCTGCTCGCGGTGCTGTTCCTGCTGCTCGTGGTCGCGTGGGCGCTCGCACCGGGCGTCTTCGCGTCCCAGGACCCGGTCACCGGGGTTCCGGCGGACCGCCTGCAGGCACCGAGCGCCGAGCACCTGTTC
This region of Oerskovia jenensis genomic DNA includes:
- a CDS encoding NAD(P)H-dependent oxidoreductase — protein: MFSNSNVVRLNNVKESPMRVLFVIDHPYEGSYSRALAAAAIRGATSAGHDVDVIDLDLDDFDPVVRRADLGAWREGRTVDPRAAEYQDRLAAADHLVLVHPVWWEVMPARLKGFFDKVLVPGFAYTETRVGTLEGLLGLSGVTLVTTMTTPGPLYRLWFGAPVHRVVARGVFGQLGVRRVRWVNHPRVAEVSPARRARWLTALERRFASLPEPSGRARERAARRNAARPADARPVDVRGGAEHEPAARPAA
- the rpmA gene encoding 50S ribosomal protein L27 produces the protein MAHKKGASSSRNGRDSNAQRLGVKRFGGQVVSAGEIIVRQRGTHFHPGNNVGRGGDDTLFALTAGAVQFGTRRGRKVVDIVSAEA
- a CDS encoding TetR/AcrR family transcriptional regulator C-terminal domain-containing protein, with translation MADRLDRERVVRAALALLDEVGLDGLTLRRLAQDLGVKAPALYWHVASKADLLHEMAVTMLRDLVAGESWDEAVLAGSPWQDCVRDSATNLRRMLLAHRDGARVFSGTLVTDEALRDAVEVPLGILTSAGFTPDDAAHAWGTVLSFVLGFVVEEQAVGGAGDAGRAGGFDERFGFGADVIVAGLATRLH
- the rplU gene encoding 50S ribosomal protein L21; this translates as MVYAIVKAGGRQEKVSVGDIVVVDRLSAGAGQSVELPAILLVDGEKVTHDAAALAKVKVTAEVVRDEKGPKITILKYKNKTGYRKRQGHRQQLTRLKVTGIK
- a CDS encoding ABC transporter substrate-binding protein, whose product is MSLSTRPTGPGGRTAPSRRALAAASLATTALLLGACGSGDGGAADGTSPGPTAEPVPGGNLTFAVTVDSHCIDPQQVGNNDAIASARQTVASLTAQDPDTGEILPWLAESWEVDADATSFTFTLREGPTFADGTPIDAAAVKTNFDKIVELGAAASLGSAYLVGYEGTTVVDPRTVRVDFSAPSAQFLQASSTFSLGLLSPASAALSVEDRCAGKFVGSGPFAVRSYTFDQEVVLEKVAGYDWASEADDHTGEAYLDTVTVKFVPEASVRTGSLLSGQIDATAAISTVDLPQFDGNGFWLAYRANPGVVFNLFPNESRPLAADPAVRQAISKGIDREEIAATLLTPQDEPATSVLSHSTPLWADVSDDLAYDPDGAEKLLDDAGWVEGADGVRVKDGQRLSTTVTFWQVAEPLELVQQQLAKIGVDLQLKQVTVAESTELKKSGDFDFDYYNLTRSDPDVLRTIFSANARNINKRAPEEVDDLLDRSAASTDPAERQELVTEAARLLVQQGHSIPVYELSTTIAAADTVHGLGFEASTRLDFHGAWVQQD
- a CDS encoding dodecin family protein, whose translation is MSGSVARITQISARSDVSFDDAVKTGIERASETLRNLTGAWVKEQKVEVRDGKIVAWQVALEVTFVLD
- a CDS encoding ABC transporter permease, producing MGRYIARRLGQGGFVLWAAFTISFFLLYVLPSDAASIKAAGADGDLSDPELVARLRAEQGLDRPVLVQYAHGLWGALHLDFGRSFSSGAPATKLLAEALPPTLQLTALALGIALVGGATLALASTYPRARWLRHALASLPALGISLPTFWVGLLLLQWFSFELRLFPAMGNEGFESLVLPAFTLAIPASAAFAQVLSRSLRQSLAEPYVETARAKGAGRARVHFGHALRNASIPALTVLGVTVGGLLAGAVVTETVFSRAGVGRLTVTAVDQQDVPVVQAIVVFSAVVFVVVTLLVDLLYPVLDPRITTRQPSAAA
- the obgE gene encoding GTPase ObgE is translated as MATFVDRVVLHASGGDGGNGCASIRREKFKPLAGPDGGNGGDGGTVRIVVDSQTTTLLEFHHSPHRHATSGTQGMGDHRAGANGGDLILRVPDGTVIKDTDGNVLADLVGEGAEYVAAAGGRGGLGNAALASQRRKAPGFALLGEPGEEADFVLEVKSIADVALVGFPSAGKSSLVAAISAARPKIADYPFTTLVPNLGVVQAGDSRYTVADVPGLIPGASQGKGLGLEFLRHIERTAVIVHVLDCATLEPDRDPISDLEALEAELDAYAGDLDIEGARLPLNERPRLVVLNKIDVPEARELAELVRPDLEARGLRVFEISTASHEGLRPLTFALAELVDQARREAPAPAPARTILRPKAVDDAGFTVTRKGGVETGFYFEVRGSKPERWVRQTDFSNDEAVGYLADRLARLGVEEKLFKAGAIAGDEVRIGSDKNAVVFDWEPTLITGAEHLGGPRGSDLRLEDTSRPTRTDKRREYTERMDAKAEARAELWTERESGHWTDPDQD
- the proB gene encoding glutamate 5-kinase; amino-acid sequence: MNALSARSQVATAHRVVVKIGSSSLTGPDGHLSVPALHALVDVIAARHAAGGQVVLVTSGAIAAGIGPLGLSARPRDLATAQAAASVGQGLLVARYAQAFAEYGIRVGQVLLTAEDTIRRGHYRNAQRSLERLLDLGIVPVVNENDAVATDEIRFGDNDRLAALVSHLVRADAMVLLTDVDGLYDGPPSRPGTQRIREVHSALDLEGIEVTGRGSSIGTGGMLTKLESVRIATGSGIPVVLTKAAHAEGALAGREVGTWFAVTGKRTTRRRLWLAHAARTRGRLELDAGAVAAVLAGRASLLPAGVVGVTGDFDAGDPVELVAPDGRVIARGLVAFDSSDIPGLLGRSTHELRDKLGEGYDREIVHRDDLVLVGRKRKAS
- the trxA gene encoding thioredoxin, with product MATQELTGATFEQTIKDNDIVLVDFWASWCGPCRQFAPVFEASSETHPDVVHGKIDTEAEQSLAAAANITSIPTLMAFREGVLVFSQPGALPAPALEQVVEAVKGLDMDDVRAQIAQAAAAESNGQANA